The DNA segment ataagcacgctgaaaagacccgtcttgatacaatGGGTCGTTAcaactgtatattctaaacagttcctagtcaattgagccgtccgctaataagaaTAAGGATCGATCGCCCACCTTTTTAGACGGGTTGAAAAATTGTCAACCCAACTCATTAATTTTATGACAGAGTGGCCTAACACGATGGATCTAACATATTTTGACACCTTTCCTCGTGGATTTAGAATCGTTAGACTGTTTAAAAGACATAGTCTAGTATTTTGAGGGAAAAAATGTCAAGTGGATTATGGAATGTAATTAGGCAGTAGTTAAGCAGTAGTTGTCTCATCTGTCATTACTCATCCCTGTATGTATACGTCTAGCCCGCccatatatatatgttcatgcattaaataaataaatccctaaTTCAAAGAACCAACAAAAAAACAGACCTAGCACGAACACAACTCAGATGGCGGAGAGAGTTTACCCATCCGCAAAGCCGGCGGCGAACGGCGCCGCTACCGGCAGCGCAACCAACGGCACTGCGGCCCCTACATTCCCGACTAATAAAGCTCAGCTCTATAATGCCACACGCCCCGCCTACCGTCCTCAGCCTCCGCCGCGCCGGAGCAAACGAAGCATATGCTGCGCTTGCTGCCTCTGGACCACAGTCGCAATCCTAATCCTGCTCCTCCTAGCCGGAATCGCCGGCGTCGTGTTCTACGTGATTTACCGCCCCCACCGACCTTCCTTCTCCGTCACATCTCTCCAGCTCTCCAAATTTAACCTCACCGACACAACCGTCACAGCCGCCTTCAACTTCACCCTCGTTGCTCGTAACCCTAACAAGAAGATCACCTTCTTCTACGATCCGATCTCGGTGGAAATACTCTCCGGCGACATTTCCATCGGCTCCGGATCTTTCCCGGCTTTCACTCACGGCACCGAAAACACGACGAATCTGAGATCGGTCATTTCGAGTTCGGCAGCTCCGATCCCCGACGGCACCGACATCTCGCCGTTGAAATCCAGCTTGAAAAACAAGAATCTCCCCCTTAAAATTCAGCTGGATTCAAAAGTGAAGGCGAAAGTCGGGAAACTGAAAACGAAAAAGCTGAATATCAGGGTCGTTTGCGACGGAATCAAGGTTGCTCCTCCGTCAGGCAATTCAACTGCCGCCGCGACGACTTCGAAAGTGAAATGTAAAGTGGATCCGAGAGTCAAGATCATCAAGTGGACGGTCTGATCGAAATAAATGCCAAAGGTGTTATgattttctttcctttctttttcattttttttttgggaaatttTCTTCtcgtggatttgatttgattcatTTTTACTTTGGTATATGATATGATTGCCATTAGGAGCAAATTAGGgggttaattttaatatgtgatACATATATTTTGCATAGTTTCACCGTGATTTTATAGGATTAATCATTTGAAATTCAACTTTCTTGTAatatatatttcagatttgtgaATTTTGATGATCGAGTACTTCTCTTAATTTCTTAATCTTTGGGTTCAATTATTCGTGTCATTAATGGTTATTGCGTGTTTTGAGTGGAGGAAATTTGGCTGCTAATTATTACTACAATTACCTCATAGTTGACTTTCGGGTGTTTCAGTCGTGTTTGGATAAAAGAATTTTATATGACGAAAATTTCATATAAAGAAGGATTTAAAAAAGTTTATTTGAAACGACACATGTAGAATGTATTTCAAATATCTTAATTAACATTGCATGTATACAGATTAACCAAGAGAAAttaatccaatagaaattcATCCAAACAATCTAATGAAATTTGAAACGTAATCAATAATTATTgatgaaattacaaaatcacAACATATGCTTGTCGAAAGGTCAGTCCATTAAATTTTATTACAACATAAAAACACAAGCAACAACTATAATATTTTTCgggagtttttttttatttcaatatcattaAATTGGGTGAGGTCCTCACAATTGATCACATTATGAGAGAGAAATATTTCAATTGATAGGGTTATTATTAATCAATCTATAacttattttatcaaatcattaaatttaaattactatattacttcctataaataatattattcatattttatttattattaaaaagacaaaatggtaatttatcatttatataaaatttaatcaatcaaatcaaataaactataatctatcaatcaaatcaaataatatattaagttattaactatcatttcttatttattatttattatattaaattacttatctatgtattatttataatttctttCAAATCAAACGAAACCCAAGCGTAACTATAAGTAATCGAGAAACTAGTACATGTATTCGAGATGTATTATATGTATATAGATGaattttcagctgtccaaccaTGTTTTTTCACTTGGTCCGCGAccaggttttagtgatgcaaaaaaaaaaaataaaccacTAAAACTCTGGTCGCGGACCAAGTAGAAAAACATGGTTGGACAGTTGaacatttctatatatatatatatatatatatatatatatatataaagtagtggtaatgaataattaaaaattttatttgaaaaaaggtaataaatatttttgaataataACATGGAAAAGTGGGAGAATTAAGTGGTGGGAGTTGAATGGAATAATTAGGTGGGGGGTTTGGCAAGCTTCGGATGGTGCGGTGTCGGTGATCAATGGAAAGGCTAcaataattgatatttgataattTGCTACataatacatataatataataatattaaatataaacatGTAAATAAataggtgtgtgtgtgtgggatTGGTGGTGTGCATCAAGGACCCACCCACCAATAGTTAATTAAACATTTTAATTGCAAAATTTGGCGTGACGTTggaaaaaataagattttaaaaaGGCGGGACATGTGAACAACCTCCCAATTGTCAGagatttttattgcaaaattagAATTATTCTTTTTGAACATGGTTGAATCATAGATTGGATGGAAGAGCGATGGGTGAATAATTGgccaatatttatttttaaaaacaaaatatgcccaaaataattgattgtgttgaaaatatatataaatatattattatttattgttgaatgttgaaggttgaaagttgaaaattgagttgtaaaatattgaaaattagtgtgtgatgatgtaattaatgatgtattaatttttgactaatctccaattgagatctataaataggtctctccatttgtgtagaaaaatacaattgtgaagagagaaaaattttataaagtgtagaatttgataaattttgagtttttgagtttttactttttaccgtaaatttttactttttcacaacacgttatcagcacggtcgctcgaaggttctctatattttccgacgctccaaaatacaagaagaagtcaaaaatattcaacaagtaagaatttttattttactgtttatatatttttattgtgtatatattaatatataatatcatgttatgaaaaaaataagttttttttcaaaacttgttataaatcctgggaggatgttaagacgacatcccacactcccggtaagggatacgacaagtataaaagcctctaaggtttttaaacaataacgtgatatatatttattatgtatatatattaactatattaatatataatttcatgttattatataaaaggttgtctatgacactgaccttataataacgtgatatgatatatattattgtgtatttatatactaaccatatttgtataatctcatgttattatataaaaggttgtctacgacaccgatcttataataatgtgatatgatatactatacctgactttatactaactatattggtataatttcacaacattatataaaaggctgtctacgacaccgatcttataataatgtgatatgatatacataattatttaactatgattatcattatatgcattacatgattatcacgaatttttattcaacacatactcaattttttctttacccccaacggtcacaaacggtaacaaaacggctagtttttgccctataaatatgttcactcaaactcattttcaatcacaccaaattcattctttctctcaaaatattttatcctcggttttttcgaagatggagatgatgacatttataaggatatttttcataacgactatgatcatcatgct comes from the Henckelia pumila isolate YLH828 chromosome 1, ASM3356847v2, whole genome shotgun sequence genome and includes:
- the LOC140874697 gene encoding NDR1/HIN1-like protein 13; the protein is MAERVYPSAKPAANGAATGSATNGTAAPTFPTNKAQLYNATRPAYRPQPPPRRSKRSICCACCLWTTVAILILLLLAGIAGVVFYVIYRPHRPSFSVTSLQLSKFNLTDTTVTAAFNFTLVARNPNKKITFFYDPISVEILSGDISIGSGSFPAFTHGTENTTNLRSVISSSAAPIPDGTDISPLKSSLKNKNLPLKIQLDSKVKAKVGKLKTKKLNIRVVCDGIKVAPPSGNSTAAATTSKVKCKVDPRVKIIKWTV